In Phlebotomus papatasi isolate M1 chromosome 1, Ppap_2.1, whole genome shotgun sequence, the following proteins share a genomic window:
- the LOC129799362 gene encoding glutamyl-tRNA(Gln) amidotransferase subunit A, mitochondrial, translating to MKTLPKSIKLLASQLRERSVSCDEISSVITNTVRKTKHLNAFITLTEGVSQKQWLDAQERHNVGKGLGELDGVPIAVKDNFCTRNIRTTCASRMLRDFIPTYNATVYEKLLNRGAILIGKTNMDEFAMGSGATDSIFGPVRNPWNDRHISGGSSGGSAVAVATGSCYAALGSDTGGSTRNPASYCGIVGLKPTYGLLSRHGLIPLVNSLDVPGILSKTVDDCAAVLNAIAGPDPRDSTTLKKATNPVILPPGEKISMRGIKVGIPREYHNPQLETNVLETWKIVASLLENAGATVSTVSLPHTSSSIAVYSVLNACEVASNMARYDGIEFGHRASDATSTEKLYAESRAEGFNCVVKTRILSGNFFLLRRNYEKYFKQALKVRRLIAQDFENVFKDGYHVLLTPTTLSEAPVYEEFIGYSNRDQCALQDYCTQPVNMAGIPAISIPICLSSNNLPISLQIIGPRLSESSLLTVAKFVEHAVDFKHRTFS from the exons ATGAAAACCCTtccaaaaagcataaaattg ttgGCATCGCAACTCCGTGAGAGATCAGTGAGTTGTGATGAGATATCTTCAGTGATCACAAACACGGTCCGAAAGACCAAACACCTGAATGCTTTCATAACACTCACAGAAGGAGTATCCCAGAAGCAGTGGCTTGATGCCCAGGAGAGGCACAATGTGGGCAAAGGCCTAGGAGAATTGGATGGTGTTCCAATAGCTGTTAAAGATAATTTCTGCACAAGAAATATCCGTACGACATGCGCTTCCCGGATGCTGAGGGATTTTATACCAACGTACAATGCCACAGTTTATGAGAAGCTATTGAATAGAGGGGCAATACTGATTGGAAAAACCAATATGGATGAATTTGCAATGGGTTCTGGAGCTACAGATTCCATTTTTGGCCCTGTCAGAAATCCCTGGAATGACAGGCACATTTCTGGTGGAAGTTCCGGGGGATCTGCCGTCGCTGTGGCTACGGGAAGTTGCTATGCTGCTTTGGGGTCAGATACCGGAGGATCTACAAGAAATCCTGCTTCTTACTGCGGAATTGTCGGTTTGAAACCAACATATGGCTTGCTATCGCGCCACGGATTGATTCCTTTGGTTAATTCTCTGGATGTACCTGGAATTCTGTCTAAAACAGTCGATGATTGTGCTGCAGTACTCAATGCAATTGCTGGACCTGATCCTAGAGATTCAACAACCCTCAAGAAGGCCACAAATCCTGTGATTTTACCTCCTGGTGAAAAGATTTCCATGCGTGGAATCAAAGTGGGAATACCGAGAGAATATCACAACCCCCAATTGGAAACAAATGTCTTGGAGACGTGGAAGATTGTGGCAAGTCTACTGGAAAATGCTGGAGCTACAGTATCTACAGTTTCTCTGCCGCACACATCTTCCTCAATAGCTGTCTATTCCGTACTCAATGCCTGCGAAGTGGCCAGTAACATGGCTCGCTACGATGGAATTGAATTTGGTCACAGAGCATCAGATGCCACCAGCACGGAAAAACTCTATGCAGAATCAAGAGCCGAAGGATTCAATTGTGTAGTAAAGACGAGAATTTTGTCCGGGAATTTCTTTCTGCTTCGACGGAATTATGAAAAATACTTCAAGCAGGCCTTGAAAGTACGTCGCTTGATTGCTCAGGATTTCGAAAATGTCTTCAAGGATGGATATCATGTTCTCTTGACGCCAACAACTCTCTCAGAAGCTCCAGTCTATGAGGAATTCATCGGATACTCAAACAGGGATCAATGTGCCCTGCAGGATTACTGTACACAGCCTGTCAATATGGCTGGAATCCCAGCAATTTCAATTCCAATTTGCCTCTCATCGAATAATTTGCCAATATCTCTGCAAATCATCGGGCCGAGGCTGTCTGAGAGTTCTCTCCTGACCGTGGCTAAATTTGTGGAACATGCTGTTGACTTCAAACACAGAACATTTTCTTAA
- the LOC129799358 gene encoding uncharacterized protein LOC129799358 — translation MESRIIKQNIEELSSVADNRAIYRILTKIRTDVKTRENIEIFLTEGGLSPLIELIKKPNEKIIDVSLSILGNCCTVEKCAKKAGELGVVAPLILLLSTMTSDSIQCRVCRILGNIAALDGIAEAISSRGVSSILLTILDDTKPIATLVMAVRLVSKLWKIQSFRMETCKNGMAKRMMMILIKHSRNVGVPTAVVAKEPDALAKMHPKKEFRESTRKMFNSMVKNLENARSDVFDYSVLGKDQPQDMKTEEFLAPTEPDKCDLFNGILRCLQMMVKDEKVFMDHQINADGNGFKCLMALCKGQFRVLVLSILSALAFEQFTRYDMGCAHAVSMASELLQCYSSGDPDSFLTDLEVRCCVNIICLLASEACNRAKIRHSDALKILLQRFRETQCRQELDMIMYGFTFFKYDQMSICLLVREGLIGALIKRLTEELVEAKVDHVPIKKPIEIKLAKRKRFKASDIDIIMKRLRSNSPMCSNFAEPGSPNSSSGMNANHGSPSSFCSISPKSASPRSTDLESDDESATYSPVCSDSDEDMPLRRAKEKRDLPAVEIAVVDVDENTTESLDVGLIDIEPSTHENALLEAMVEKDTKEIESEISTIQRILLLLRDMPRMLPHAPELAKMESLTALIKTCRFISNPQAYCNNILYFVVQDTKNFVPLLQNDFVIDVYKLRHTGYDHTDCQSCQEMISISISVLSALTGIAESGYGRGELAHYLLTGEQEMRKHVAILTTFIIREPKFLYTFLVDHSALYTIMEIILTDDKELGEKACLGITALANNLNICDSNDTDNSDHPTYDEENYSTACDGDAISFVVKDSQRVDFSENILKHISDVFYSMLTSDFKESINREIHIADISVAGIKYFLNLIMLSRSDSLESVPLAFSMTPALEAYELSIRYMLSDIETALLGVIRKIVSEINVLSVFEWAMMNNNRQLLEISVYYYLSSDICGKKKLLMYREADLSEYGTQWNQLILDTIVDKCVASMEVS, via the exons ATGGAGAGTCGAATAATAAAGCAAAATATCGAGGAACTTTCATCAGTGGCGGATAATAGGGCAATTTATAGGATTCTCACGAAAATCCGAACTGACGTGAAGACGCGTGAAAATATTGAGATTTTCCTCACAGAAGGGGGACTCAGCCCCCTCATTGAGCTCATAAAGAAGCCAAATGAGAAAATCATCGATGTCTCTCTCAGTATCCTTGGGAATTGTTGCACAGTGGAGAAATGTgccaaaaag GCGGGTGAATTGGGTGTTGTTGCTCCTCTGATCTTACTCCTGAGCACCATGACCAGTGACAGTATTCAATGCCGGGTTTGTCGCATTCTGGGCAATATTGCAGCTCTTGATGGTATCGCTGAGGCAATTTCTTCCCGTGGCGTCTCGAGTATTCTCTTGACAATTCTCGATGATACAAAGCCTATTGCTACCCTGGTTATGGCTGTGCGTCTTGTCAGTAAACTGTGGAAAATACAATCATTCCGAATGGAAACTTGTAAGAATGGAATGGCTAAAAGGATGATGATGATTCTCATCAAGCATTCACGCAATGTTGGAGTTCCAACTGCTGTGGTTGCCAAAGAGCCAGATGCTCTGGCTAAAATGCATCCCAAGAAGGAATTTCGTGAAAGTACCCGAAAAATGTTCAATTCGATGGTGAAGAATCTTGAGAATGCCCGGAGTGATGTATTTGACTATAGTGTCTTGGGGAAGGATCAGCCACAAGATATGAAGACTGAGGAATTTCTTGCACCAACGGAACCTGATAAATGTGATCTTTTCAATGGGATCCTGCGATGCCTGCAAATGATGGTGAAGGATGAGAAAGTGTTTATGGATCATCAGATAAATGCCGATGGGAATGGCTTCAAGTGTCTAATGGCACTGTGCAAGGGTCAATTCAGAGTTCTAGTCCTATCAATTCTGTCTGCATTGGCCTTTGAACAATTTACGCGATACGATATGGGATGTGCCCATGCTGTATCCATGGCCAGTGAATTGCTCCAGTGCTACAGTTCGGGTGATCCTGACAGTTTTCTAACGGACCTAGAAGTGAGATGCTGTGTCAATATCATATGCTTACTGGCCAGTGAAGCATGCAATAGAGCAAAAATTCGTCATAGCGATGCCCTTAAGATTCTTCTGCAGCGTTTCCGGGAGACTCAGTGTCGGCAGGAATTGGATATGATCATGTACGGTTTTACATTCTTCAAGTATGACCAGATGAGTATATGTTTGTTGGTGCGGGAAGGTTTAATTGGGGCTCTGATTAAGAGATTGACGGAGGAGTTGGTGGAAGCTAAGGTGGATCATGTACCCATTAAAAAGCCCATTGAAATCAAATTGGCCAAGAGGAAGAGGTTCAAGGCTTCAGATATTGACATAATCATGAAGCGTTTGAGGAGCAATAGTCCCATGTGCTCGAATTTCGCCGAACCGGGTTCGCCGAACAGCAGCAGCGGCATGAATGCCAATCATGGCAGTCCGAGTAGTTTCTGCAGCATCTCACCCAAGAGTGCTTCACCGCGGAGCACAGATTTGGAGTCTGACGATGAATCAGCCACATACTCGCCCGTGTGCAGTGACAGTGACGAAGACATGCCACTGAGGAGAGCCAAGGAAAAACGAGATTTGCCAGCTGTAGAGATTGCCGTGGTGGATGTCGATGAGAATACCACAGAGAGTCTCGATGTAGGCTTAATTGATATTGAGCCATCGACACATGAGAATGCCCTCCTGGAAGCCATGGTGGAGAAGGACACAAAAGAAATTGAATCAGAGATATCGACTATTCAGCGAATTCTTCTGCTACTGCGAGATATGCCACGGATGCTGCCTCATGCTCCCGAACTGGCCAAAATGGAGAGTTTGACAGCTCTCATAAAAACATGTCGTTTCATCTCTAATCCCCAAGCCTACTGCAACAACATTCTCTACTTCGTGGTTCAGGACACAAAGAATTTCGTTCCATTGCTGCAAAATGACTTTGTCATTGATGTTTACAAACTCAGGCATACAGGATACGATCATACAGACTGCCAATCGTGTCAGGAGATGATATCAATTAGCATCTCAGTTCTGAGTGCTCTGACGGGGATTGCAGAATCGGGATATGGACGTGGGGAATTGGCTCACTATCTGCTCACTGGGGAGCAAGAGATGAGAAAACATGTGGCAATCCTAACGACATTTATTATCCGGGAACCCAAATTCCTCTACACCTTCCTGGTGGATCACAGTGCTCTCTACACCATCATGGAGATTATCCTGACGGACGATAAGGAATTGGGCGAAAAGGCGTGCCTGGGCATTACTGCCCTGGCGAACAATCTTAATATCTGTGATAGCAATGACACGGATAATTCTGACCATCCCACGTACGACGAGGAAAACTACTCTACAGCTTGCGATGGGGATGCAATCTCATTTGTGGTGAAAGATAGTCAAAGGGTGGACTTTAGCGAAAACATCTTGAAGCACATTAGCGATGTTTTCTACTCAATGCTCACCAGTGACTTCAAGGAGTCCATCAACAGGGAAATTCACATTGCAGACATCAGTGTGGCTGGAATCAAGTACTTCCTCAATTTGATTATGCTCAGTCGATCAGATTCCTTGGAAAGTGTCCCTTTGGCATTTTCCATGACGCCCGCTCTCGAAGCCTACGAGCTCTCTATCCGGTACATGCTGTCGGACATTGAAACTGCCCTTTTGGGTGTCATCCGGAAAATTGTCAGTGAAATTAATGTTCTCAGTGTCTTTGAATGGGCAATGATGAACAACAATCGTCAATTGTTAGAAATTTCTGTTTATTACTACCTCAGTTCGGACATTTGTGGCAAGAAAAAGCTCTTGATGTACCGTGAAGCGGATCTATCAGAGTATGGGACTCAGTGGAATCAGCTCATTCTGGATACCATTGTGGACAAATGTGTGGCATCGATGGAAGTATCATAG
- the LOC129799361 gene encoding uncharacterized protein LOC129799361, whose product MDFKCARGNMRGLKKCPSCNKYNGLRAKGCRNRECALNLKNKPQNAFFLDAVALLGPEDSRLYSVKTKERCPESVDTRSFVKITDKVVESDETASIIHRNAICFVDTCKYDSKDDDVTCKHVKEASETAVEAISLTIKRETLYSITVIPDAEKHTMWQEVSKSTACPVVQRINKKIFVVRSEGTATGYVHCELSRDDGGSPFYSCSCKVINILFDLNNTIVMEKEVCRHMMLLSAALNSDSRLQNLHKSHLDLMKHIYSTAYQVPSTSQGTDIADLGTEIEFISEPSRDEYCISENGGNWQNSLDSFVINNMELQDCQIELMDDFQLTDQLDLCADDLIDPLNPPTSTSLLDTIVPPNDQIHFQTIELKMKHPEPNQSYSRVSQAKRKMQKIFQRAKLNYDVQEMDHHVAFGQWLASVVEKINVSPEFSDVSKPVELTFSIHSKFFNCLHMRFSRDASKRKLPNKCQVVEAGPYAGFIVNIFHFSSKAEIMRIFENETVSLEIERFFKLKSGKYVPMNQQDLCEHRALTASGNGKWCPVKPTEYKTFIKVGHHEGSSHYLTIKWIADTLPTSGYGEMMIEFEVGRMKNGQPFH is encoded by the exons atggaCTTCAAATGTGCGCGTGGTAATATGAGGGGTCTGAAAAAGTGTCCGTCTTGCAACAAGTATAATGGGCTTCGAGCGAAAGGATGTCGAAACCGCGAATGTGCGctgaatttgaaaaacaaacctCAAAATGCATTCTTTTTGGATGCAGTTGCTCTTTTGGGGCCCGAGGATTCTCGGTTGTACAGTGTCAAGACCAAGGAAAGGTGCCCAGAGAGTGTAGATACTCGGAGTTTTGTAAAGATTACGGATAAAGTAGTGGAATCTGACGAGACTGCCTCCATTATCCATCGGAATGCAATTTGTTTTGTAGACACTTGCAAGTATGACTCCAAGGATGACGATGTCACCTGTAAGCACGTAAAGGAAGCTAGTGAAACGGCAGTGGAGGCGATTAGCCTAACAATTAAGAGAGAGACACTGTACTCCATCACTGTGATTCCTGATGCTGAGAAGCACACAATGTGGCAGGAAGTTTCAAAGTCTACAGCCTGTCCGGTGGTCCAGAGGATTAATAAGAAGATTTTTGTGGTCAGATCAGAAGGAACAGCCACTGGGTATGTTCACTGTGAACTGTCCAGAGATGACGGGGGCTCGCCATTCTACTCCTGCAGCTGCAAAGTCATCAATATCCTCTTTGATCTCAACAATACAATCGTGATGGAGAAGGAAGTGTGCAGGCACATGATGCTTCTGTCAGCTGCTTTGAACAGCGACTCTCGCCTACAGAATCTCCATAAGTCGCATCTGGATCTCATGAAGCACATCTACTCCACAGCTTACCAAGTTCCCAGTACTTCCCAAGGTACAGACATTGCAGATCTTGGCACAGAGATTGAATTCATCTCGGAGCCTTCGAGAGATGAATACTGTATTAGTGAGAATGGAGGAAATTGGCAGAATTCTCTGGACAGTTTTGTGATTAACAACATGGAACTCCAAGATTGTCAGATTGAACTCATGGATGACTTCCAATTAACTGATCAATTGGATCTCTGTGCTGATGATCTCATAGATCCTCTCAATCCCCCCACATCAACCAGCCTTCTGGACACAATTGTTCCACCCAATGATCAAATCCATTTCCAAACCATCGAGCTCAAAATGAAACATCCGGAACCGAATCAATCCTACTCAAGAGTATCCCAGGCAAAACgtaaaatgcagaaaattttccagaGAGCCAAACTCAATTATGATGTTCAAGAGATGGATCACCATGTGGCATTTGGACAATGGCTAGCGTCCGTCGTGGAGAAGATTAATGTCTCGCCAGAATTTAGTGATGTGTCGAAGCCAGTAGAATTAACTTTCAGCATTCACAGTAAATTCTTCAACTGCCTCCACATGAGATTTTCCAGAGATGCTTCAAAGAGAAAGCTTCCCAACAAGTGTCAAGTGGTTGAAGCTGGACCCTATGCTGGTTTTATAGTCAATATCTTTCACTTTTCCAGCAAAGCAGAAATCATGAGGATTTTCGAAAATGAGACG GTAAGTCTCGAGATCGAACGGTTCTTCAAGTTGAAGTCCGGTAAATACGTGCCCATGAATCAGCAGGATCTGTGCGAGCATCGTGCATTGACTGCCAGTGGAAATGGAAAGTGGTGCCCTGTGAAGCCGACAGAGTACAAGACATTCATCAAGGTGGGCCATCATGAGGGCTCCAGTCACTATCTCACCATCAAGTGGATCGCCGATACTCTACCAACGAGTGGTTATGGTGAGATGATGATTGAATTTGAGGTGGGTCGCATGAAGAATGGACAACCCTTCCATTGA
- the LOC129799367 gene encoding guided entry of tail-anchored proteins factor 1: MFLLILITCISFILAFAHILTKPVVSCINTESKEELQLKATIASHRRELRGISMRDDYPSYVRIERKIVVAEKRLNELAILNSTSKMAIKFGIPYGTQALLSIVLLGISIYYRYTPVIIFEEKFDFMPFGGIMRVPTGIPGAISVPFWIFVSSFMGRTLAGYLKS; this comes from the exons atgtttctcCTGATCCTCATCACATGTATCAGCTTTATTCTAGCATTTGCCCACATATTGACCAAGCCA GTGGTAAGCTGTATTAACACGGAGTCCAAAGAAGAACTCCAGCTCAAGGCCACAATAGCTAGTCACAGAAGAGAACTAAGGGGCATATCCATGAGGGATGACTACCCAAGCTATGTGAGAATTGAGCGAAAAATCGTGGTGGCCGAAAAGAGGCTCAATGAACTGGCTATTCTCAATAGCACCTCAAAAATGGCAATCAAATTTGGGATTCCGTATGGAACTCAGGCTCTCCTGTCCATTGTCCTTCTGGGCATCTCCATTTACTACCGCTACACCCCAGTGATAATCTTTGAGGAGAAATTCGATTTTATGCCATTTGGAGGAATTATGCGAGTACCAACTGGCATTCCTGGCGCAATCTCAGTTCCCTTCTGGATATTCGTGAGTAGCTTCATGGGCAGAACACTAGCGGGATACTTAAAGTCTTGA